GCTGGACCGCCGGGGTGAGGGCACCGCGCTGCCCGCGGACGGCCTGCTGGTCGCCGCGCCGAGCGTGGCGGAGGAGGTCCTGGCCTGGTGGCAGGAGACCGTCAGCGCCTGAGGCGCCCCGGAAGTACCGCCGGCCGCACGTCAACAGCAAACTCGCCTGCCTGAGCGGCAAACTCACGCGCGTGGGCAGCAAACGCGCGCGCGTGGGCGGCAAACACGCCGGGTGGGCTGGGGGTCAGCGACGGCGGGAGCGTAACCACCACAGCAGCGGGCCCGCCACCAGCCAGGTGAAGAGGATGGTGGTGCCCAGCGGGAGCAGGGTGAGCACCCAGGTGCGGCCCGCGACCCTGGCCAGTTCCGGGTCGGTCACGTCGTACTCGATCCACACCAGGTCGCCCTCGGCGAGGCCGTCGGGGTAGAGCACGCCGTTGGCGGGGCTGTGCGAGACGCCGTCGGGGGTCTCGTAGCGGATGATCGTGCGGTCGAAGGAGACCTGTTCCACCCTGGCGTTCGCGGTGCCGAGGTGCGCGGTGATCGCGCGGTCGTTGCGGATGGCCGCGAACACCAGCGCGACGCACAGCAGGGTGAGCACCACGGCGAGGCCGAGCACCACCCGCGCACCGATCCGCCACGGGTCCCGGCCGGCCCCCGTGCGGGGAACGGCCAGGGCCTGCGGGGTGTCACTACCTGCCGTCACGACCCGAGCATACGGCTCGGGTGGCTACCCGTGCCGGTGCAGGTGCTCGTGGTTGGCCCGGATCTGCGGGTAGGACTCCGGCACCGCGAGCCGCCCGCCCGCGGTGCGGGCCACCGTGGCGGCCGAGGCCGCTCCACTCTCCCCGTTCGGGCTCACCGCGGGCTTGCCCGCGGTGAACAGCCAGGTCCGGAACAGATCGGAAAGCGGCTTGCCGGAGATCCGCTCGGCCAGCGCGATGAAGTCCCTTGTCCGCGCGTCGCCGCCGGTGAACCGCTGCTGCCAGGTGCGCAGGATGGTGAAGAAGTCCTCGTCACCGACGGCCGTGCGCAGCGCGTGTACGGCCATCGCGCCCCGGTCGTACACCGCGAGGTCGAACTGGTTCTCCGGGCCGGGGTCGCCGGGCAGCACCTGCCAGAAGTCGTCCCCTGCCGGGTAGCGGTTGTACAGGTACTCGGCGAGCTCGTCGGCGGTGCCCTCGCCCTGGTGCTCGGACCAGAGGAACTCGGCATAGCTGGCGAAGCCCTCGTTCAGCCAGATGTCGCTCCACCTGCCCAGCGAAACCGCGTCCCCGAACCACTGGTGGGCCACCTCGTGCGCCACCACCGAGGTGTTCGTGCCGGCCCGGAAGAACGCCTGGTCGTAGACCGAGCGGGTCTGGTTCTCCAGCGCGAAGCCGAGCCCGGTGGTGGCCACCCCACCCTGCGCCTCGAACGGGTAGGGCCCGAACTTCCCCGCGAGGAACTCGGTGACCTCAGGGGTGCGCTCGATGCTGGCCATCGCCGCGGGCAGGCTGGCGCCCAGCGCGGGGTCGTACGCGGTGATGAACGGTTGCCCGCTCGGCGTGGTGGACTGCCGCACGTCGTAGTCGCCGATCGCGAGGAAGGCCAGGTAGGTCGCCTGCGGCTGGGTGCTGCGCCAGTGCCAGCGGGTCCACCCCGCACGCTGCTTGCTCCTGCGGATCAGGTCCCCGTTGGACAGTGCGGATACCCCGTCCGGCACCTCGATCGCCACGTCGTAGGTGGCCTTGTCGGTCGGGTGGTCGTTGGCGGGGAACCACCACTCCGAGATCTCCGGCTCACCGACGGCCAGCGCCCCGGTCGCCGTTCGCTTCCATGCGGTGTAGCCGTCGATATCCACATCGGACGGTGTACCCGAGTACCTGACCGTCACGAGCACGAACTGCCCCTTGGCCAACGGCCTGCGCGGGGTGACGACCAGCTCGCTCGGGTCGGCGGGGGCGGTGCCGAACCGCGCGGGCGCGCTGTTCACCCGGACCGACTCCACGTCCAGCGCGAAGTCCAGGTTGAAGCTGGTCAGGTCCTGGGTCGCGGTGGCGAGGATGGTCGTGGTGCCCGCCAGCCGGTCGGTCTCCGGCGTGTAGGTCAGCCGGAGGTCGTAGTGCAGCACGTCGTAGCCCCCGTTGCCTGCCCCGGGGTAGTACCCGTCGCCGACGCCCGGTGCGCCTGCCCCTGGCACGGCGCTTGCCGTGCCGGCAAGCAGCACCGTGGCCAGTCCGGTGGACAGCACACTGAGCACGGCACGAGTTCGGATCCGCATCGATGCCTCCCCTGGAAGAACTCCCCTGAAGAACTCGAAGGCACGAACCTAGCGGGCTGGCCATGGATCATGGAACGGCCGAACGTCGGTTCCTGCCGGCACGATCAGGGGGAGCCCGCGACCGCGTCGCGCACCGCGGAACGCAGCCGGGCATGCAGGTCACGATGGCCGGAACGGTCCACCCGCACCTCGACCACCCGCAGCCCCGGCGCCGGGCGCAGGGCCGCGCGGAACTCCGCCAGCGTGCCCGCCACGGTGTGCGGGACGCCGTATCCCGCGCACAGGGCACCGAGG
The sequence above is drawn from the Amycolatopsis aidingensis genome and encodes:
- a CDS encoding M1 family metallopeptidase, with product MRIRTRAVLSVLSTGLATVLLAGTASAVPGAGAPGVGDGYYPGAGNGGYDVLHYDLRLTYTPETDRLAGTTTILATATQDLTSFNLDFALDVESVRVNSAPARFGTAPADPSELVVTPRRPLAKGQFVLVTVRYSGTPSDVDIDGYTAWKRTATGALAVGEPEISEWWFPANDHPTDKATYDVAIEVPDGVSALSNGDLIRRSKQRAGWTRWHWRSTQPQATYLAFLAIGDYDVRQSTTPSGQPFITAYDPALGASLPAAMASIERTPEVTEFLAGKFGPYPFEAQGGVATTGLGFALENQTRSVYDQAFFRAGTNTSVVAHEVAHQWFGDAVSLGRWSDIWLNEGFASYAEFLWSEHQGEGTADELAEYLYNRYPAGDDFWQVLPGDPGPENQFDLAVYDRGAMAVHALRTAVGDEDFFTILRTWQQRFTGGDARTRDFIALAERISGKPLSDLFRTWLFTAGKPAVSPNGESGAASAATVARTAGGRLAVPESYPQIRANHEHLHRHG
- a CDS encoding DUF3592 domain-containing protein; amino-acid sequence: MAVPRTGAGRDPWRIGARVVLGLAVVLTLLCVALVFAAIRNDRAITAHLGTANARVEQVSFDRTIIRYETPDGVSHSPANGVLYPDGLAEGDLVWIEYDVTDPELARVAGRTWVLTLLPLGTTILFTWLVAGPLLWWLRSRRR